A DNA window from Coffea arabica cultivar ET-39 chromosome 6c, Coffea Arabica ET-39 HiFi, whole genome shotgun sequence contains the following coding sequences:
- the LOC140008539 gene encoding uncharacterized protein, whose product MGCYIVNRSPSASLEFKNFEEVWSGTPADYFNLKVFGCPTYMHVNDGKLESKAKKYIFLGYASGVKGYRLWYPDPKSLKFVISRYVTFDELSMLSSKKESSSSCTTDSTQKQVEFDIGSSSPSQTKSSIQQMPVDTPESTVEDSLDEEKYSIARDRPKRDIRPSQIYANLVVYALSVAEETNAVGEPSTYSEAISCGDSAKWLIAMNEEIESLHQNEIWVHVKPPSDKKIIGCK is encoded by the coding sequence ATGGGCTGTTATATTGTCAACCGTTCTCCTTCTGCATCTCttgaattcaaaaattttgaagaagtttggtcaggtactcctgctgattacttcaatttaaaagtttttgggtgtcCAACATACATGCATGTgaatgatggaaaattggagtCTAAAGCTAAAAAGTACATTTTTCTTGGGTATGCTTCTGGAGTGAAAGGATATAGATTATGGTATCCTGATCCCAAATCTCTAAAATTTGTGATCAGTAgatatgttacttttgatgaattgtctaTGTTATCTTCTAAAAAGGAGTCTTCTAGTTCTTGTACTACTGATAGTACACAGAAGCAGGTGGAGTTTGATATTGGCAGTTCTAGTCCTTCTCAGACCAAATCTTCCATTCAACAAATGCCTGTAGATACACCTGAATCTACTGTTGAAGATAGTTTAGATGAAGAGAAATATTCCATAGCCAGAGATAGACCAAAGAGAGACATTCGACCATCACAAATATATGCAAATTTAGTTGTATATGCTTTGtctgttgcagaagaaactAATGCAGTTGGTGAGCCTTCCACCTATTCAGAAGCAATTTCTTGTGGTGATTCTGCAAAGTGGTTGATTGcaatgaatgaagaaattgaatctcttcATCAGAATGAAATTTGGGTTCATGTAAAGCCGCCTTCAGATAAGAAAATTATTGGATGCAAATGA